From Anastrepha obliqua isolate idAnaObli1 chromosome 3, idAnaObli1_1.0, whole genome shotgun sequence:
TTGTCTGTATGTCTGTGCATGTATCTGCAACTGCATCTATACCCATGCCACCTCGTCCAATTTTTGGCAACCGACTCGCGTCATGCCCAGCTCATTTATTTGCTGTTGTCTTGACTGACCGTTAGTTGGTTCATTTGCGGGTTCATTACAACCCATTTTGACAATAGTTTGCTGCGTCTGTAAgctcaatttatatatttttgtgtttttctttaattttttgcatacttTTGCGCTATTATCCTCAATCCGACAGCCGCATTTGAAATATGCCAAATGTAATTCTTCTTGGCACCATCTTGTTGTCCTACCGCTATTCGCTTCCCTTCCCCCCCTttgacatttatatttttcgtcTTTTCTTTCTTCCTCCTGTTTCTTTGTCTATAGCCGCACTATGCTTGCCAACCTGCTgaagcattttaattttattttcttaagttcTTGCggaattaagaaaaacttttgctTCATCTCATCCAATGGCTCACTTTACCACTCGCTCTTCTTCTTCAGCGTTGACAAAAACGCATAAGCCAAATGGCACACCAAAAATGGTAAGTTGTTGCTGTGAGGATATTTCTACCTTTTTTCTCTGTTGTTTGTACGCCAACGTGCGCCAACTAGCTTTGTAGTGTTGTTGGGAAGGAGCCAAACCGGAAGCGACCGGAGCAAATGAACGGATGAGCCTGCAACACGCGCTGCCTGTGCTGATCTGCTTTTCAGCCACTACCCGAATACGCCAACGAGCGCGAGACTCCATTGTATGctctttagaaaatttttgctgcCAGTAGCAGGGACACAACATTTGCGTACTCAGTGCGCTATCGCGCTGACACGCCTGGCGACGTTTGTTGAAAGTTGATTTCACTACGTTTGGTTTCGTTTAGAGACCGGTGCAAAACAAcccaaacatacacacacatacacgcttgaacgtaggtatatacatagagtgtgtgtatgtgtatgtgtgcgtgtaacCAAACTAGAAATGGACATTATGCCGCACTGCTGCACTTTATGGTCATCACGTTTCGGCATTAATATTCCTAGCTGGTGCTATTCCAGAGTTAAGTTCTTTGAATGAAGTTTTTCCATCTTCTCTCGCCACAACTACTCGtacgtacgtatatatgtatgcatgtgtatgtgcgcgtcgactactttcaaaattttctacgtCAACGTGAGTTAAGAACGCGCCAAGCAGGCGTGCGAATGGCCACAGCATAGTTTCAGGCGTGGCAGCGCACGCGACACACGGCAACTGTGCAGCGAAGTTTGacattttcttctctttttttgtTCTGTGTGTATGGTGAGCAAAGCAAAtgcatataacaaaataaaaaaaaaataaaaataaaaaataaaaaaatggaaaaattggcatgaaaaatcttgtaaaaaatctaaaactttcAGCTCTGGACTAAATaaatcgttttttgtttgtgctttGCTGATCAAGATTCAACTTTATGTTGGCTCTTGTTGTTGCAGATTTCTTTCGGTGAGTTCATTTTGGTTGGTCTTCAGTTGTCTGCGGcaactataattttttctttacgaCTTTATTTCCCACTAACttgtacatattttgtttttatttctttctttttgtgcCTTCGGTAcatcataaaaaaagtttggacATGACGTGTCCTGCCAGTTTGTCTACTATTTCCGGTCTTGCCCACACCAACTTTTCCACCCAGCCTCACCCAACGTCTTAGCGGGCTGTCTCTTATTTCGTCCGCTTGCTTCACTCCCCACTGCTTTCTTCAATCAGCTCCTCTTGCCTATCTTTCACTTCAATTACTTCTTCCgtctattttctttatttccttCCTTtacttagttttattcttctcaTCGACATGAAGTTTTTAGCATAACCTTAGGCGTTTTGTGTTTTCATAATGTAAACTTTACTCTCAGCCTATTCCATTTGATCGggccttttgtttatttttgaaattaaattttcaacatcTACACAAACACACTCACTCATACAACTGCATTCAGTCAGATGACGCCCGGCGTACAAATATGATTGCTTTGACCGCTTTAACTCGTTCCAGCGGCGATGTATTTGTATGGCGATTGCATAGTAATAGGCGCATTAAATAGCTGGCGGTAAAATGAGCAGAAATTATTGAAGTGGAAAagaattactatttttttgctgctcaacaaacaaacacatgcatatttaaaattgtaagtACTTAGCTGTGTTGTGTGCGTGAATATGAAAGGcttgaagttttaaattttgtaaaactagTTGGTGTAAACTGAGTAAACTTAATTGTAGCGCAGGAAATTTATAAGTCCGAAGTGAATTCTTTCGCTTCCACAAACATGATTCCCAAAAAATTCAGATATGCCATCAAAGGTAAAAATGGCTTGTGAATGGCTAGGAAATGCCCAGCATGCGCTGCTCTGCCACTAAGGCAAAGATATATAGTACCATAAAGTAGTGGATAACgcaataacaaatatatttgtatacatatatatatataataattggcgcgaagatcctcctcctattcaggcgtcttgatgttgttccacaaatggagggtgtAGTATGTTCACTTATCGAATGCTCACTGTACTCagttgaatgcataaatattattacaaacacaTTGTAGCACTTGACTACAATATTCATATAAACAATGTGCAAGCACTTGTGGTAATACGATCCCTTGGACATTGCCCTGCATGGACATTGCCGCGTCGGCATATTTGACATGCGCCGACGGTTCAACAACCAAGTGAACATATTACCTCCTCCCCGCCGTTGCGAGCCGCGTCAGCCCTTAGACGTTCTTATGTaaacaatacataaagaatTATACATAAGCTGACCGCGCCTCTGCCGGCGTCTCTGACAGCGCAGCCACGCTGTCTTTAGCTGTAAGAACCAGATTGTAATAACTAAAGATCCAATCAATAAAAGACACTCGTAGTGACGAGTCGATCAAACGGAACTTCTTTGATTTCAACTAATACATGGGGACCGTGACAAAGTATTGAAGCAGCTGGACGCTGGACAACTTTACATCGCAAAATGGCAAAGAGCAGGAACAGCGTTGGAAACTACATTTTTCTTGTCTGAGTGAGTAGAGGTTCAATGAATGCAgtaaccaaaaagaaaaaagccgGAAGAAGCGGCATACGAGTACGCCTCCAAAAGAGGAAGGCGGAAATTCTCAAACTATTGTTTGCCACCAACCCACCATTACGTTGGGAGGCAACAATAGCACTACAAACCGAGCTAGATCAGATTGATCAAGCCCAGAAGGCAAACCATAAGCATTCAACCTCTACCACCACACAaagacatataaaaataattgataacACTATTCCCAAATTAAACCAGCCAGGAGCAATAAAAGCCCAGCTCAGTAAGCCAGCCAAGAAGTGCCCAACCGACTGCGAGGGACCATTGGACAGTGCGTTCTGCCAATACACGTGCAAGCACTGCACGGCAGCGGATCCGAACACCAAGACGAACAACAATTAGAGACATCAAACGCGAGAGGCACCCCGCCGCTTGCGTCCACGAGGGAGCGCCAGCGTGCCAGATCCGGCGAAGACCAGCTGGTGCAGATGGACGATCAACAGCAGCAGaatttagatatatttatataatacacaaaaaaaaaaaaaaaaaaaaaaaaaaatattgtaattaatttaagacAAATATAGTAAGCGGAAGCGATAACTGCATTGCCCGCTAGAGTATGGCCCGTGAAGCCATACAAACCACTAGGTAGGAGATCGCTGTTGATCGAATcaggaaaaattaattaaattaaaattgactcCTAAATGAACATTAGCGTTAgaaataacaaaactaaaataaatgagCAGAAACAGTATAAGTAAATCtgatgatatatatataataacaccCAGAATGGGGTTAATTGATACCAAAACAGTGGACTCCACtgcaaatgtaataaataaaatagaatcgtCAAATACTGATATGAAAATAACAAACATATTGTTACTGATAATCGTTATtattatgtgtgcatatattatttacaaagcCTACATCCTacataataaatgtataaaaaagagaGCCTTAAGCCAAGCTAACGATCTTGATAAGAtctgaaaataatatacaagCACACACGATTCTCATGgtaatgtgtttatatatacaaaaaaaaaaaaaaaaaaacttttatatacatacatatacataatgaATCCCAGGCATGGAATGGGAGCAACTAACCCTAAATATCCGtgaactaaaagaaaaatttgataaatcttacaaATGTGTAAGCCAGAATAGGTCAATACAAAAGGATACTTTAAATAAACATGCGAAAATTCTTGTAGAAACATTTAATGATGCAAGAATATTAGTGCATGATAATAgacgtataataaataaaactaactggtcaaaaatatcaaaattgttGATCAAATTACGTTCAAATTTATATAACGTCAAAGAAAAGTATCAGCTAGATATTTTCATTCCAACAGTGTTAAATTCACCATTAACACTACATGGAGAAGAAGATCAGAAATCAGTTGAAACAGATTTAGATTCAGATCCTGAATCAAACGAAGAAACTGACATAAAAGAAaacgacctaaaagatcttacAATTCCTGCACAAATCACTTTATCTGAAGAAGATAATGAGATAGAACAGGAAGAAGGATTGAATTCTAGCACAAGCTCAGCAGACACAGAAGAATACATCATGACAGATGTAAACGCCCAAAGGGCATACATAAAGTACATATCGAATACCATTCCAGAATTCAATGGACAGAAAATACATCTTCAAAGATTTGTAACAGCCTTGAAGTTAATAAATCTGACAAAAGGCACATTCGAAGAAATAGCTGTTGAGGTCATTAAGTCAAAAATTGTTGGCTCAACTCTATACAAAGTCCAAAATGAAACGACAATTAAtgcaataatcaaaaaattgcaAGATACTATAGTCGGTGAAACATCCGACGTAGTAAAAGCCAAGTTGTCTAAAACAATGCAAAAAGGGAAAACTGCCGAAAAATTCACGACAGAAATTGACAATTTACGAAAGCTTTTGGAAGCTTCGTATATTGACGAAGGCCTATCAGCCGAACATGCTGACAAATTCAGCACTAAAGAAGCCATTAACGCAATGGTTAAAAATTGTGAACACGGAAAGTTAAAAACAATCCTCGAGGCAGgcaatttcaaaacaatggatgaaGCCGTCACAAAGTATATACAATGTAGTACCGAAATGACTGGCAATCCCAATTCAATATTGCTCGCCCAAAGGGGCCGTGGTAATTATAACAACAGGAATAATTATCGCGGTAGAGGCAATGGTAGAGGCAATGGTCGaggttattataataataataattataataacaacaaccgcAATAATGGCCAGAATAATAATTaccaatataataattatagagGTAATAATAGAGGAAACAACAGAGTCAACCATAGAGGAAATAACCACCAAAATGGAGGTTATAACCAAAACAGTAACAATAATGTAAGGGTGACCCAAAACGCTTCGGGAAACTCCCAACAGCCTTTAGATACTCagcagtaaataataaaattcataccATCAATCTCAGCCAAAACATATACGTAACCTTCACAAATATAAACACAGGAAAAGAACTAGTATTCTTGATAGACACAGGCGCAGACATatctatattaaaagaaaattcagatgtttttcaatatattcaaactgatcatataataaatatacaggGAATAAGTCAAGAAGTAACCAAATCTAAAGGACTTACTTCCATTGAAATCCAAACCACAAATTACATAATCCCCCACGATTTTCACATTGTAAATTTACAATTCGCTATTCCATGTGATGGAATACTAGGAatagatttcattaaaaaatacaactgTCAATTAGATTTCAAGCCGTCTGAAGACTGGCTTATAATCAGACCAACTAACTTAAAATACCCAATTTATGTTCCGATAACATACAGTTCTGGCAACAATTCCATAGTTCTGCCAGCAAGATCACAAGTGGtccgaaaaattacaataaactcAGTAGAAGACAGTGTATTTATTCCAAACCAAGAAATTCTGCATGGTATCTACATAGCAAATACCGTAGCAACAAcccaaaatgcattcataagaATGCTTAATACAACAAATGAAGATCAGTTaatcaacataaataaattagaatatgaACCACTTTCAAGCTACGAAGTAGTTAAAACAATTCCAGAGAATAGAGAGAAATCTGTACTAAAACAGCTATCAAAGAATTTCCCACCACAATTTCATAATCAACTAACAACAATCTGTAAACAATACAGCGATGTATTCGGACTAGAAACCGAACCAATaaccacaaataatttttataaacaaaaactgagattgaaggatgatgaagaaatatacattaaaaattatagaaatcctCACAGTTACAAAGACGAAATTCAGAAACAAGTCCAAAAACTAATTGGCGACaaaatagtcgaaccatctGTATCTGCTTATAATAGCCCTTTGTTATTAGTACCCAAAAAGTCACTTCCAAAttcggaaacaaaaaaatggcgatTAGTAATTGACTAtcgtcaaattaataaaaaactgttgTCTGATAAATTTCCGCTCCCTAGAATTGATGATATTTTGGATCAACTAGGTAGAGCAAAGTACTTCTCATGCCTAGACTTAATGTCAGGTTTTCATCAAATTGAACTTGAAGAAAAATCAAGAGATATTACTTCTTTTTCAACAAACAATGGTTCATATCGCTTCACGCGATTACCATTCGGTTTAAAAATAGCGCCAAATTCGTTTCAGAGAATGATGACTATAGCTTTCTCTGGACTTGAACCTTCACAAGCATTCCTTTATATGGATGACCTAATAGTCATTGGTTGTTCTGAAAAACAGATGCTCAAAAACTTAACCGATGTTTTTGACAAATGTAGACAACACAATCTAAAGTTACATCCCGAAAAATGCTCATTTTTCATGCATGAAGTCACTTTCCTAGGACATAAATGCACAGACAAAGGAATCTTGCCCGACGACAAAAAATACGACGTCATCCAAAATTATCCAGTCCCACACGATGCGGACAGCGCTAgaagatttgttgcattttgtaACTATTACAgaagattcataaaaaattttgctgattattCCCGTCACATAACGAGGTTATGTAAAAAGAATGTAAAATTCGAATGGACAGCTAATTGCCAAAACGCCTTCGAATATCTAAAATCAGCACTAATGAAACCAACACTCCTACAATACCCAGATTTCAGCAAAGAATTCTGTATTATCACAGATGCTAGTAAACAAGCATGTGGAGCAGTTCTAACTCAGAACAAAAACGGACTCCAACTCCCAGTTGCATACGCATCAAGAGCATTCACAAAAggtgaaagcaacaaaagcacAACAGAACAGGAATTAGCAGCTATTCATTgggcaataatatatttcagaccATATATTTATGGTAGACACTTCACTGTCAAAACAGATCACAGAGCACTTACTTACCTATTCTCAATGGTAAATCCAAGTTCGAAACTTACTCGTATGAGACTTGAATTAGAGGAATATAATTTCACAGTAGAATATCTAAAGGGCAAAGATAATTTTGTAGCCGATGCGCTATCAAGAATTACAATAAAGGActtaaaaaacatacaaataagtaataaaattctgaaagtCACTACCAGAAATCAAAGTAAACAGTTAAATTCCTGCgcaggaaaagaaaaagaaaaagaggatTTGCGAAAGCAAACTCTAAATGCTTCTCAGCCCAACGTATACGAAGTCATTGCAAATGACGAGGTACGAAAAGTAGTGACCTTGCGAATAACAGACTCTCTATGCTTACTAAAACATGGAAATAAAGTTATAGCAAGAATTGACGTTAGCAATATGTACACCAATGAAATTCTTGACTTAGGTCAGTTCTTTCAAAGGCTTGAAACGGAAGCCGGTATACTTAATATTAGCCAACTCAAAGTGGCACCGAGCGAAAAGATCTTTGAACTAATTTCAATagatacttttaaaaaaatgggcaatgaaatattgaaatcttTAAGAGTAGCGCTACTCCAGCCGGTGACCCTAAtacaaaaagataaagaaaaagaagcaaTACTGTTTACATTCCATGATGATCCAATACAAGGAGGTCATACAGGAATAGCTAGAACAATagctaaaataaaaagacactACTATTGGAAAAATATGACTCGTCATATCAAAGAGTACATACGTAGATGTCCAAAATGCCAAATGTCAAAGACGACATTACACACAAAGACCCCAATGACTTTAACTGAAACTCCAATATATGCTTTCGACAGAGTGATAGTAGATACAATTGGTCCACTACCACGCACggaaaatggaaatgaatacGCAGTCACTTTAATATGTGATCTGACAAAGTACTTAGTAGCAATTCCAGTTGCAAACAAAAGTGCAACAACTGTCGCAAAAGCTATATTCGAATCTTTTATtctgaagtacggtccaatgaagacgttcattacGGACATGGGaacagaatataaaaattcaattatatctGACTTGTGCAAATACTTAAAGATAGACAACATAGCGTCTACTGCACACCACCATCAGACCGTTGGAACAGTAGAAAGAAGCCACAGAACATTCAATGAATATATCCGTTCTTACATATCTGTTGACAAAACAGATTGGGACGTATGGCTACAATATTTCGTATACTGTTTCAACACGACACCCTCTATGGCACATAATTATTGTCCATATGAGCTAGTTTTCGGCAAACAGAGTAActtgccaaaatattttacaaatatagaTAAAATAGAACCTATTTATAATATAGATGATTACTCTAAAGAAGTTAAGTTTAGATTAGAATCAGCCTATAAAAGGGCTAGattactattagaaaaacataaaaatagaaataaagaatattacgaTAGGAATATTATAGATAGTAACATAAAAATAGATGacctagttttattaaaaaatgaaacaggTCATAAGCTAGATAAAACATATTTAGGCCCTTATACTGTAGTAAAAATAGAATATTacgataatataataattaaagacagtaaaaataagaaacaaaaagtacATAAAGATAGGTTAAAGATTTTCATTTCTTGATATATTAAATACATGTTACTTCACAATCAGTTGACTACTATTATAAAGTAAAGTATGGCCATAGCTATAATAAGTAATtaataccatatatatatatatatcatcaaatctattaattaattagtattaaaattcataaaatcaaaaaaaaaaaataaatatatataaattttaaacatatataagtaataacactAAGAAAATAACTTCATGTAATTACGTTATTTTTCTAAAGGAGGGAGATGTAGTATGTTCACTTATCGAATGCTCACTGTACTCagttgaatgcataaatattattacaaacacaTTGTAGCACTTGACTACAATATTCATATAAACAATGTGCAAGCACTTGTGGTAATACGATCCCTTGGACATTGCCCTGCATGGACATTGCCGCGTCGGCATATTTGACATGCGCCGACGGTTCAACAACCAAGTGAACATATTACCTCCTCCCCGCCGTTGCGAGCCGCGTCAGCCCTTAGACGTTCTTATGTAAACAATACACAAAGAATTATACATAAGCTGACCGCGCCTCTGCCGGCGTCTCTGACAGCGCAGCCACGCTGTCTTTAGCTGTAAGAACCAGATTGTAATAACTAAAGATTCAATCAATAAAAGACACTCGTAGTGACGAGTCGATCAAACGGAACTTCTTTGATTTCAACTAATacaagggacctacagtttcaagccaattccgaacggcagatatttttatgaggagctttttcatggcagaaatacactcggcggtttgccattgcctgccgaggggcggccgctattagaaaaaaattttcccgcattttggtctttcaccgagattcgaaccaacgttttctctctgaaatccgaatggtagtcacgcaccaacccattcggctacggcgaccgccgtaaCAAATCAGCAGATATAAAAATCAGAGAGCCAACATTTTTACTCTTGTCTTTGGCTATTTATTCCCGCTTTCCCCGCATAGTGGAGTTAGTCACACAGCGAATATCACACAATtagcaattttttgaaaaaaatcctgttttcgttttaaaatttgtctagTAAGCAATTCAGAGCtttatagaaaaaagttatactCCATTTTTAGTTTATTGCCGTTCGACAACTAAGTTGATGAGTTTTTAGCTTATTAGTGGCACACAGACACGCCCGTTAGTCAAATTTTGCGATTCATGTTGAAAAAATACCTTCTAGGAGGGATTAACCTCATAATACAAAAAGCTCTGCGTAAATTAAAGCATTCTGTGCACAGATATTGCTTGCCTAAGCAAGTTTCTCATCAACTTCATCCGACTGGTTCACAGAGAAGCTTGGCCGATGACAATACGGGGTGAGGTGGCTCTTGTATTGTTCGTTGCGAAAAACTGCGTGAAATATATGAGCCTGAAATGGTAACTGTCGTACCATACCATAAAGCCGATCAAGGTTCAGTTCTAGTCCGTTCTTAGTGAGGTAAAATATTAGCAGAAAATTGAAGCCACTTGGGCGAATGCAGCGTTATCCTTTACGATTTCCAAGCTCAACTAAACATTAACAACGAGCAACATCTTTCATTGGTCTCATTTTAAGagacattaaattttaaaaatttttgatcaGCACctacaataaaagcaaaaacgcatgagataaagaaaaaaatcttcattTATATCGTCGCACAAAGGCAAgtggaaattaatatttaatgcaTTCATTGCCGCCTTGGTAATTATCCTTAACTATCTCATTGTCAGacgaaaatgaattaaaaattacgTACAGCCGTGACAAAACTACAGGTAACTGGCATAAGAATGCGAAAGCAAAAGCAAGGTTTAGAGAAAAAAGTAGATAATATATCAAGGCGCAGAAAAGGCACAGAAGTAAAAGCCACGACAAACAAGAGTCGAGTGGCAAGGATGAAACGGTCATTAGTTGTAATGCTTGCACTACATCAAGGCCGAGCAGACCGTGGTGTGAGGCTGAGTGAAAGAGGAAGTAAACGCTCGAGGCAAACTAGTGGCATAGTAGACCATATATCGAGTTGGCCAATGTGCAACGGGGCGACAACATACTTATTAGCTAGGATTGACGCCTACAAAATCACACCTTCTAGGGCACTAAGTGTGGGTAGAGTTGTGCGAAGCAAGAAGGAGTCTTTGCTGTTTAGCTCCTACAGCAGCAACTGTCTGGCATGGAGTAAAGCACGCCACACTTACTCCCAACAGACTTGCATTGCGCTGCCAACTACTCTTGCACATTTACCCAACTTAGCTGCACGCGCACCTTAGCAAGGAAAATGAAACTGTTGGCTGCAACATTggaattatatgtatgtagtcatAGGTAGGTGTTGCAACAACAGCCGTCACCTGGCTCATCTGACTCCCCTGGCTCACTGGCTGgatggctggctggctggctagcTTTTTGGCTCGCTGGCTGGTTAGTTGGAGAGATACCTGCTTGACTGATTACATCTACGGCGCagcgtttgtgtgtatgtgtgtgtgccagTGTTGTGTAAATGCCGCTCCGTGCGCAAGTGTTGCC
This genomic window contains:
- the LOC129242238 gene encoding kinesin-related protein 10-like, which encodes MEWEQLTLNIRELKEKFDKSYKCVSQNRSIQKDTLNKHAKILVETFNDARILVHDNRRIINKTNWSKISKLLIKLRSNLYNVKEKYQLDIFIPTVLNSPLTLHGEEDQKSVETDLDSDPESNEETDIKENDLKDLTIPAQITLSEEDNEIEQEEGLNSSTSSADTEEYIMTDVNAQRAYIKYISNTIPEFNGQKIHLQRFVTALKLINLTKGTFEEIAVEVIKSKIVGSTLYKVQNETTINAIIKKLQDTIVGETSDVVKAKLSKTMQKGKTAEKFTTEIDNLRKLLEASYIDEGLSAEHADKFSTKEAINAMVKNCEHGKLKTILEAGNFKTMDEAVTKYIQCSTEMTGNPNSILLAQRGRGNYNNRNNYRGRGNGRGNGRGYYNNNNYNNNNRNNGQNNNYQYNNYRGNNRGNNRVNHRGNNHQNGGYNQNSNNNVRVTQNASGNSQQPLDTQQ